The proteins below are encoded in one region of Campylobacter helveticus:
- the motB gene encoding flagellar motor protein MotB → MAKKHKCPECPAGEKWAVPYADFLSLLLALFIALWAISETNPAKVEALKTEFVKIFDYTTTQAVKTESENTEKHAGASRTPSDEVEALKRLTLSQQETIRKLKAALDQSENQIALNLPSRVEFAKNSAQIVSADVQDYLKRMAQLSLSLPPQAKIEIRGFTDNSDTALRSFELGYERAKAVMNFFIEGGVSVEKLSIKSYGFNEPLLNHSPSDLANNRVEIYFKVDIDDNNAQKSVLELIQRAN, encoded by the coding sequence ATGGCTAAAAAACATAAGTGTCCTGAATGTCCAGCGGGTGAAAAGTGGGCTGTGCCTTACGCGGACTTTTTAAGTCTGCTCTTGGCACTTTTTATCGCACTTTGGGCTATTTCTGAAACCAACCCAGCTAAGGTAGAAGCTCTTAAAACGGAATTTGTTAAAATTTTTGACTACACGACAACTCAAGCAGTCAAAACGGAAAGTGAAAATACCGAAAAACACGCAGGTGCGTCAAGAACACCAAGTGATGAAGTTGAAGCACTTAAAAGACTAACTTTAAGCCAACAAGAAACAATTAGAAAGCTTAAAGCGGCACTTGACCAGTCAGAAAATCAAATCGCTTTAAATCTTCCCTCACGCGTAGAATTTGCTAAAAATAGTGCTCAAATTGTCTCTGCGGATGTGCAAGATTATCTTAAGCGTATGGCACAACTTTCTTTAAGTTTGCCACCACAAGCAAAAATTGAAATTCGTGGTTTTACAGACAATAGCGACACTGCTTTGAGAAGTTTTGAGCTAGGTTATGAAAGAGCTAAGGCGGTAATGAATTTTTTTATCGAGGGTGGAGTTAGTGTAGAAAAACTAAGCATCAAAAGCTATGGATTCAACGAGCCTTTACTAAATCATTCTCCAAGCGACCTTGCAAATAATAGGGTTGAAATTTATTTTAAAGTCGATATAGACGATAATAACGCGCAAAAATCTGTGCTAGAACTCATTCAAAGGGCTAATTAG
- a CDS encoding substrate-binding domain-containing protein, protein MKKLLVLSTLAASLLSAEILVYGSSAAAPAMRELAMEFEKKSGEKVIVTSGSARTWIHRAVQNADLVYAPNVRTMDRYIELMPNLSIKDISVINLRQTGLIVRPNNPLKITNFNDILDKKVKVMVMNGGHNSYEAMALKMGNKDNLTKLRKNIVVYARGPEEALDLWKQNKSIDVLIAASHWAKTLGNEALFVEAGEEFATYKATELAPTKKALKNKKVQEFIKFTQSEEGQNILQNAMWNLGGSYRQSGMGMNRGGMYHRNHPRYGETY, encoded by the coding sequence ATGAAAAAACTATTAGTTTTAAGCACTTTGGCAGCTAGTTTATTGAGTGCCGAAATTTTAGTTTATGGCTCCAGTGCAGCAGCACCAGCTATGAGAGAATTGGCGATGGAATTTGAGAAGAAAAGCGGGGAGAAAGTTATCGTTACTTCAGGATCTGCTAGAACTTGGATTCATAGGGCTGTGCAGAATGCGGATTTAGTTTATGCGCCAAATGTTAGAACTATGGATAGATACATTGAGTTAATGCCAAATTTAAGCATAAAGGACATTAGCGTGATTAACTTGCGTCAAACAGGTTTAATTGTGCGTCCTAATAATCCCTTAAAAATTACAAATTTTAACGATATTTTAGATAAAAAAGTTAAGGTTATGGTAATGAACGGAGGGCATAACAGCTATGAGGCTATGGCTCTTAAAATGGGTAATAAAGATAATTTAACTAAACTGAGAAAAAACATCGTTGTATATGCAAGAGGTCCTGAGGAGGCTTTAGACTTATGGAAACAAAATAAAAGCATTGATGTTTTAATCGCAGCTTCACACTGGGCAAAAACTTTAGGAAATGAAGCGTTATTTGTCGAAGCGGGAGAGGAATTTGCAACCTACAAAGCCACAGAATTGGCTCCCACAAAAAAAGCTTTGAAAAATAAGAAAGTGCAAGAATTTATCAAATTTACCCAAAGCGAAGAGGGGCAAAACATCCTACAAAACGCAATGTGGAATTTAGGTGGTAGTTATAGACAGAGCGGTATGGGAATGAACCGCGGTGGAATGTATCACAGAAACCATCCTCGCTATGGTGAAACTTATTAA
- the tpx gene encoding thiol peroxidase: protein MSVNFKGNPVDLKGNAVEVGTVAPKLNLKAKDLSAVEIAKEGKTQIILSVPSLDTPVCATEAREFNQKIANFKDAEVIVVSMDLPFAMGRFCSTENIENITVASDFVAKEFGEKYGVLIANGVLEGLLARAVFVIKDGKIAYKELVKEITEMPNFEAVESFIKSGGGCCGVCGCR, encoded by the coding sequence ATGTCAGTAAATTTTAAAGGTAACCCTGTTGATTTAAAGGGAAATGCAGTAGAAGTTGGAACGGTGGCTCCTAAATTAAATCTTAAAGCTAAGGATTTAAGTGCTGTGGAGATAGCAAAAGAGGGCAAAACACAAATTATACTCAGTGTGCCAAGTCTAGATACTCCTGTTTGTGCGACAGAAGCAAGAGAATTTAACCAAAAAATTGCAAATTTTAAAGATGCTGAAGTTATCGTTGTGAGTATGGATTTGCCTTTTGCTATGGGAAGATTTTGTAGCACGGAAAACATCGAAAATATCACAGTAGCAAGTGATTTTGTCGCTAAAGAATTTGGAGAAAAATATGGTGTTTTAATCGCTAATGGCGTTTTAGAAGGACTTTTAGCTAGAGCCGTTTTTGTGATTAAAGATGGAAAAATTGCATATAAAGAGCTTGTTAAAGAAATTACAGAAATGCCAAATTTTGAAGCAGTTGAAAGCTTTATTAAAAGCGGTGGGGGTTGTTGTGGAGTTTGCGGTTGCCGTTAA
- the rpoD gene encoding RNA polymerase sigma factor RpoD, whose protein sequence is MNAKTQNLELEELFKENQEDYITYEKLVKYLNKPNATAIKKIRALMKKYKVELYSAAQIAQMQNIADAKRLKEEKQKLQDTGLENEFNLANENDLLEWSRSDSPVRMYLREMGQIALLNKDEEVEISKKIELGEDIIIDAFCSVPYLIDFILDYQEPLINRERRVKELFKSFDEEEKENDKLDELDEEENDEDGENEEEKKFKKPNKKEDERTLKVMEKFKALEKAKKEWLKVSKDSKAKESDDELLDKLSIAFKKNILKEKLMDLGPTSKLISEIVKSMETALKSDDEFDKELKRLEYRLPMFSDELKARHADILREITKLSKDEIAEKAMETTMVSTYMEIKKLFQTKEASKKSFDLEKGRLKEILEQIKRGKKISDEAKGRMAKSNLRLVVSIAKRYTNRGLPFLDLIQEGNIGLMKAVDKFEYKRGYKFSTYATWWIRQAISRAIADQARTIRIPIHMIETINQINKIIREHLQKNGKEPDVNVIAKEVGLSVDKVKQVIKITKEPISLEAPIGSEDDGKFGDFVEDRNSLSPMDNILKDDLKEQIDEVLDQLNDREKAVIRMRFGLLEDESDRTLEEIGKELNVTRERVRQIESSAIKKLKHPKVGRKLKNYIEGWK, encoded by the coding sequence ATGAACGCCAAAACACAAAATTTAGAGCTTGAAGAATTATTTAAAGAAAATCAAGAAGACTACATTACCTATGAAAAATTAGTCAAATATCTTAATAAACCAAATGCCACGGCGATAAAGAAAATTCGTGCTTTGATGAAAAAATATAAGGTCGAGCTTTACTCCGCCGCACAAATCGCTCAAATGCAAAATATAGCCGATGCCAAAAGATTAAAAGAAGAAAAACAAAAACTTCAAGATACAGGCTTAGAAAATGAATTTAATTTAGCAAATGAAAATGACCTTTTGGAATGGAGTCGCTCAGATTCTCCTGTGCGTATGTATCTTCGTGAAATGGGGCAAATTGCTTTATTAAACAAAGATGAAGAGGTTGAAATTTCAAAAAAAATTGAACTTGGTGAGGATATTATCATCGATGCATTTTGCTCAGTGCCTTATCTCATTGATTTTATCTTAGACTATCAAGAGCCTTTAATTAATAGAGAAAGGCGCGTAAAAGAGCTTTTTAAAAGTTTTGATGAAGAAGAAAAAGAAAATGACAAACTCGATGAGCTTGATGAAGAAGAGAATGATGAAGATGGCGAAAATGAAGAGGAAAAAAAATTTAAAAAACCTAACAAAAAGGAAGATGAGCGCACCTTAAAAGTAATGGAAAAATTTAAAGCTCTAGAAAAAGCAAAAAAAGAATGGCTTAAGGTTTCTAAGGATTCTAAGGCTAAAGAAAGTGATGATGAGCTTTTGGATAAATTAAGTATCGCTTTTAAAAAGAATATTTTAAAAGAAAAATTAATGGATTTGGGACCGACTTCAAAACTGATTAGCGAGATAGTTAAGTCAATGGAAACAGCCCTTAAGAGCGATGATGAATTTGATAAAGAGCTTAAGCGTTTAGAGTATCGTTTGCCTATGTTTTCAGACGAACTTAAGGCAAGACACGCTGATATTTTAAGGGAAATTACTAAATTAAGCAAAGATGAAATTGCAGAAAAAGCTATGGAAACAACTATGGTAAGCACTTATATGGAGATAAAAAAGCTTTTTCAAACTAAAGAAGCGAGTAAGAAAAGTTTTGATTTAGAAAAAGGACGCTTGAAAGAAATTTTAGAGCAAATCAAACGAGGTAAAAAAATCTCCGATGAAGCTAAGGGTAGAATGGCAAAATCAAATTTAAGGTTGGTTGTAAGTATAGCGAAGCGTTATACTAATAGAGGTTTACCTTTTTTAGACCTTATACAAGAGGGAAATATAGGCTTAATGAAAGCTGTGGATAAATTTGAGTATAAAAGGGGCTATAAATTTTCTACTTACGCGACTTGGTGGATAAGACAAGCTATTTCAAGAGCCATAGCTGACCAAGCAAGAACAATAAGAATTCCTATCCATATGATAGAAACCATCAATCAAATCAACAAAATTATAAGAGAGCATCTTCAAAAAAATGGCAAAGAGCCAGATGTCAATGTTATCGCTAAAGAGGTTGGGCTTAGCGTGGATAAGGTGAAGCAAGTGATTAAAATCACCAAAGAGCCTATTTCTCTTGAAGCGCCTATTGGAAGTGAAGATGATGGGAAATTTGGAGATTTCGTAGAGGATAGAAATTCCCTTTCCCCTATGGATAATATCTTAAAAGATGACTTAAAAGAGCAAATTGATGAGGTGCTCGACCAGCTAAATGATAGGGAAAAGGCTGTTATTCGTATGCGTTTTGGTTTGCTTGAAGATGAAAGCGATAGAACTTTGGAAGAAATAGGCAAAGAGCTTAATGTAACACGCGAGAGAGTAAGACAAATCGAAAGTTCTGCTATTAAAAAATTAAAACATCCAAAAGTTGGGCGTAAGCTTAAAAATTACATTGAGGGGTGGAAATAA
- the dnaJ gene encoding molecular chaperone DnaJ produces MEISYYEILEITQNADKESIKKAYRKLALKYHPDRNQGDKEAEDKFKLINEAYEVLSDDEKRAIYDRYGKEALKGRAGGGAGFGDFEDIRDIFTSFFGEGFGGGKSRRRNQNENKFSAELVIGLNLSFKEAIFGCSKELNFTYKSSCKTCSGSGAKDGKMQTCPKCHGRGQIVMKQSFLSFAQTCPDCNGSGSYASDKCPQCKGLGFEELKDKVELKVPEGVDSGMNLRVSEKGNVTKSGTRGDLFVKIHAEEDETFIRDDEDIYIEFPIFFTQAILGQSVKVPTIRGEATLNLPKGAKDGQRFVLENEGVKNVRSSRIGKQIVQIAIKFPSTLNDEQTKLLEQLSESFGIKDGMHHEQKGLFDKIATWFKG; encoded by the coding sequence GTGGAAATAAGCTACTATGAAATTTTGGAAATTACACAAAATGCCGATAAGGAAAGTATTAAAAAGGCTTATAGAAAACTTGCTTTAAAATACCACCCAGACAGAAATCAAGGCGACAAGGAAGCTGAGGATAAATTTAAACTCATCAACGAAGCCTATGAAGTTTTAAGTGATGATGAAAAAAGAGCCATTTATGATAGATATGGCAAAGAAGCCTTGAAAGGTAGAGCTGGTGGTGGGGCTGGTTTTGGCGATTTTGAAGATATTAGAGATATTTTTACAAGTTTTTTTGGGGAAGGTTTTGGTGGTGGAAAATCACGCCGCAGAAACCAAAATGAAAATAAATTTAGCGCTGAACTTGTTATAGGGCTAAATCTTAGTTTTAAAGAGGCTATTTTCGGTTGCTCAAAAGAGTTAAATTTCACTTACAAAAGTTCTTGTAAAACTTGTAGTGGAAGTGGAGCAAAAGATGGAAAAATGCAAACTTGTCCTAAGTGCCACGGCAGGGGGCAAATCGTTATGAAGCAAAGCTTTTTATCTTTTGCACAAACTTGTCCTGATTGTAATGGAAGTGGAAGCTATGCAAGTGATAAATGTCCGCAATGTAAAGGGCTTGGCTTTGAAGAGCTTAAGGATAAAGTCGAGCTTAAGGTGCCTGAGGGTGTTGATAGCGGAATGAATTTAAGGGTAAGCGAAAAAGGAAATGTTACAAAAAGCGGCACTAGGGGGGATTTATTTGTTAAAATTCACGCAGAAGAAGATGAGACTTTTATCCGTGATGATGAAGATATTTATATCGAATTTCCTATTTTCTTCACTCAAGCCATTTTGGGACAGAGTGTAAAAGTGCCAACTATACGCGGTGAGGCAACTTTAAATTTGCCAAAAGGTGCTAAAGATGGACAAAGATTTGTGCTAGAAAATGAGGGCGTTAAAAATGTGCGTAGCTCACGCATCGGTAAGCAAATTGTGCAAATTGCCATTAAATTTCCAAGCACACTCAATGATGAGCAAACAAAACTTTTAGAACAACTAAGCGAAAGTTTTGGTATAAAAGATGGAATGCACCACGAACAAAAAGGTTTGTTTGACAAAATCGCTACTTGGTTTAAGGGCTAA
- a CDS encoding ATP-dependent helicase, whose amino-acid sequence MPLSKLNEEQLKAAKANFGHNLIIASAGTGKTSTIVARIAFLLQQGISPEKIMLLTFTNKASKEMITRLSRYFDSKITGKILAGTFHSTAYKILKDANKDIALKQAGELKTLLKSVYEKRRFSHLSDIKPYASAYLYDIYSLFQNKAHNEEFYTWFCQNYNEQSIYAEIYEDILKEYEEEKKRFNYVDFNDLLLNLKELLKSQKYEFDEILVDEYQDTNTLQSSIIEAFESKSLFCVGDYDQSIYAFNGADINIIGGFKERFLDAQIFSLNKNYRSSKSILALANKVILNNERLYPKELIVTRQDELKAPSLLTFDELFSQYQNIAKMIHTSGVSLEEIAVIFRNNSSADGIEVALRERGIASVRKGSGSFFESLEVKAFCAMLALIVNPKDIMAFIHLIQYTKGVGGVLAKDIFDALLKLGDGNLVKGFLEPDKSVSLKNYQKRNYELGLFADLDDLASERRFNFESEFHAHPILQLSKINENCAKNLEKLYFFLKETKDKKHSLEVLNSIFSNEFFREICEELATKRATNKAGQVDLLRKGENLQKIETKFGVLKEFAKNYSDIYKYYNFLTLGSSEMSNGKGVNLLSVHASKGLEFDLVFVVDLAQNRFPNQKLMAMGGSLEEERRLFYVAVTRAKNILYLSYAKYDKDKKTHYKPSCFLVEAGLCKEDY is encoded by the coding sequence ATGCCACTTTCTAAACTCAACGAAGAACAATTAAAAGCTGCCAAAGCAAATTTTGGACACAATCTTATCATCGCAAGTGCTGGCACGGGTAAAACTTCCACCATAGTCGCTAGGATAGCTTTTCTTTTGCAGCAAGGTATTAGTCCTGAAAAAATTATGCTTTTAACTTTTACCAATAAAGCGAGTAAGGAAATGATAACGCGCCTTTCGCGATATTTTGATAGTAAAATCACAGGTAAAATTCTAGCTGGCACCTTTCACTCCACCGCATATAAGATTCTTAAAGACGCTAACAAAGATATTGCCTTAAAACAAGCCGGTGAGCTTAAAACTCTACTTAAAAGCGTGTATGAAAAAAGGAGATTTTCGCATTTAAGCGACATTAAGCCTTACGCAAGTGCTTATTTGTATGACATTTATTCTTTATTTCAAAACAAAGCACACAATGAGGAATTTTATACTTGGTTTTGTCAAAATTACAATGAACAAAGCATTTATGCAGAAATTTATGAAGATATTTTAAAAGAATACGAAGAGGAAAAAAAGCGTTTTAATTATGTCGATTTTAATGATTTACTTTTAAATTTAAAAGAGCTTTTAAAAAGTCAAAAATATGAATTTGATGAAATTTTAGTCGATGAATATCAAGATACAAATACCCTCCAAAGTTCTATAATAGAGGCATTTGAAAGCAAAAGTTTATTTTGTGTGGGAGATTATGACCAAAGCATTTATGCTTTTAATGGAGCGGACATTAACATCATAGGCGGCTTTAAAGAGCGTTTTTTAGACGCACAAATTTTTTCTCTCAATAAGAATTACCGCTCTTCAAAAAGCATTCTAGCCCTTGCAAATAAGGTGATTTTAAATAACGAAAGACTTTATCCAAAAGAACTTATCGTAACACGCCAAGATGAGCTTAAGGCACCTAGTTTGCTAACTTTTGATGAGTTATTTTCTCAATATCAAAATATCGCTAAAATGATACATACTAGTGGGGTAAGCTTAGAAGAAATTGCCGTCATTTTCCGTAATAATTCTAGTGCTGATGGTATAGAGGTGGCTTTGAGGGAGCGGGGGATTGCAAGTGTGAGAAAGGGGAGTGGGAGCTTTTTTGAAAGCTTGGAAGTGAAAGCATTTTGTGCGATGTTGGCTCTTATCGTTAATCCTAAAGATATAATGGCTTTTATCCACCTTATACAATACACCAAAGGCGTTGGCGGCGTTTTGGCAAAAGATATTTTTGACGCGCTTTTAAAACTTGGAGATGGAAATTTGGTTAAAGGTTTTTTAGAGCCTGATAAAAGCGTGAGTTTAAAAAATTATCAAAAAAGAAATTATGAACTTGGACTTTTTGCAGATTTAGACGATTTGGCAAGTGAAAGACGCTTTAATTTCGAAAGTGAATTTCACGCACACCCCATTTTACAACTTTCTAAAATTAACGAAAATTGTGCGAAAAATTTGGAAAAGCTTTATTTTTTCCTTAAAGAAACAAAGGATAAAAAACACTCTTTAGAGGTGCTAAATTCCATTTTTAGTAACGAATTTTTTAGAGAAATTTGCGAAGAACTTGCAACAAAAAGAGCGACTAATAAAGCTGGGCAGGTTGATTTGCTAAGAAAAGGTGAAAATTTACAAAAAATAGAAACAAAATTCGGTGTCTTAAAAGAGTTTGCAAAAAATTATAGCGATATTTATAAGTATTATAATTTTTTAACTTTAGGCTCAAGCGAGATGAGCAATGGCAAGGGTGTCAATTTACTCAGTGTGCATGCAAGTAAGGGACTTGAATTTGACTTGGTTTTTGTGGTGGATTTAGCGCAAAATCGCTTCCCAAATCAAAAATTAATGGCTATGGGAGGGAGTTTAGAGGAGGAAAGAAGACTTTTTTATGTTGCCGTAACAAGAGCAAAAAATATCCTCTATCTCAGCTATGCCAAATATGATAAAGACAAAAAAACGCATTATAAGCCATCTTGTTTTTTAGTCGAAGCGGGACTTTGTAAGGAAGATTATTAA
- the motA gene encoding flagellar motor stator protein MotA, with the protein MDLTTILGMVFAVTSISVGDILEGGNPLHVLHFSSFLIVMPTAAFCSMTGTHKKIVKAAYKELKVVFKGSGVNLPERIAQLIEYAIIARRDGLLALESRTNEIENEFLKNAMMMLVDGKSFEEIHESMEIQTEQLEEHYKECAEYWIVFGETCPTMGLVGAVFGLILALKLLDNPQAMAAGISGAFTATVTGIFGAYALFAPWGRKMKANGMDFVKEQVVITEAIKGIAEGANPRDLEAKLFNFLGHDDVRISQFDKG; encoded by the coding sequence ATGGATTTAACAACCATACTTGGAATGGTATTTGCGGTTACTAGTATCTCTGTTGGGGATATTTTAGAGGGTGGAAACCCTTTGCATGTTTTACACTTTTCTTCTTTTCTTATCGTGATGCCAACAGCAGCATTTTGTTCGATGACGGGAACACACAAAAAAATTGTTAAAGCTGCTTATAAAGAGCTAAAAGTTGTTTTTAAAGGCTCTGGCGTAAATTTGCCAGAACGCATCGCTCAACTCATAGAGTATGCCATTATTGCTCGTAGAGATGGGCTTTTGGCACTGGAATCAAGAACAAATGAGATAGAAAACGAATTTTTAAAAAACGCAATGATGATGCTAGTGGATGGTAAAAGCTTTGAAGAAATCCACGAAAGTATGGAAATACAAACCGAGCAGCTTGAAGAACATTATAAAGAATGTGCGGAGTATTGGATAGTTTTTGGGGAAACCTGCCCTACGATGGGACTTGTTGGAGCGGTGTTTGGACTCATCCTTGCTTTGAAACTTTTAGATAATCCTCAAGCAATGGCTGCGGGAATTTCTGGTGCTTTTACAGCAACGGTTACGGGGATTTTTGGGGCTTATGCGCTTTTTGCCCCTTGGGGAAGAAAGATGAAAGCAAATGGAATGGATTTTGTTAAAGAGCAAGTTGTGATTACTGAAGCGATTAAGGGTATAGCTGAAGGGGCTAATCCTAGAGACTTGGAGGCGAAGCTTTTTAACTTTTTGGGACACGACGATGTGCGTATTTCTCAATTTGACAAAGGTTAA